The Bos taurus isolate L1 Dominette 01449 registration number 42190680 breed Hereford chromosome 18, ARS-UCD2.0, whole genome shotgun sequence genome has a window encoding:
- the LOC100847490 gene encoding histone H3.3C-like, translating to MACTKQTARKLTGGKTPRKQLATKATRKSAPSTGGVKKPHCYRPGTVALDEIRRYQKSTELLIRKLPFQRLVREIAQDFKTDLRFQRAAIGALQEANEAYLVGLFEDTNLCAIHAKHVTIMPKDIQLARRIHGERA from the coding sequence ATGGCTTGTACAAAGCAGACTGCCCGCAAATTGACAGGTGGTAAAACACCGAGGAAGCAACTTGCTACAAAAGCCACTCGGAAGAGTGCGCCCTCTACTGGAGGGGTGAAGAAACCTCATTGTTACAGGCCTGGTACTGTGGCCCTCGATGAAATTAGACGTTATCAGAAGTCCACTGAACTTCTGATTCGCAAACTTCCCTTCCAGCGTCTGGTGCGGGAAATTGCTCAGGACTTCAAAACAGATCTGCGCTTCCAGCGTGCAGCTATTGGTGCTTTGCAGGAGGCAAATGAGGCCTATCTGGTTGGCCTTTTTGAAGACACCAACCTGTGTGCTATCCATGCCAAACATGTAACAATTATGCCAAAAGATATCCAGCTAGCACGCCGCATACATGGAGAACGTGCTTAA